ACCATGTGGTGCCGCAGTACGCCCTCGTGCTGCGCGCCCAGCCGGGTGATCGCGGCCCGCGACTTCGCGTTCCGCACGTCCGTGAGCAGCTCGACCCGGTTCATGCCCATGACCTCGAAGGCGTGCGTCAGCATCAGGAGCTTCGCCTCCGCGTTCGCTCCGCTGCGCTGCCGGGACGCGGCCAGGAAGGTCCAGCCGATCTCCAGCCGCCGGTTCGCGGTGTTGATCACCATCAGCCGGGTGGACCCGATGACCCGCCCCGTCTCCGCGTCCACCGTCGCGTACGGGATCTGCGTGCCCGCCGCCCGCGCCGCGACCGCGTCCTCGATGAAGCCCCGGACGTCGTCGGGGTGCGGGACGATCGTCACCGCGAGCTCCCAGAGGCTGCCGTCGCGGACCGCCTCGCACAGCCCGTCGTGGTGCCGCAGTTCGAGCGGCTCCAGCCGCACCCGCTCTCCGGCCAGTACCGCCGTCGCCACCGCGCCGTCCACCGCCGCCTGATCCATCCCGACCTGCCGTTTCTCGTGTTGCGCGCCGCCCCGAGGACCCTACCGGGCACTACCGGTCGTCCTCGAAGGGGTTTTCTGCCGGCCCGGTCAGAGCCAGCCGTTGCGCCGGAAGCCCCGGTGGATGACGAAGCACGCGACGGCCATCACCCCGAGCACGAGGGGATATCCGTAGGTCCAGTGCAGTTCGGGCATGTGCTCGAAGTTCATGCCGTAGACCCCGCAGACCATCGTCGGAACGGCGACGATGGCCGCCCACGCGGTGATCTTGCGCATGTCCTCGTTCTGGGCGACGGTCACCTGCGCGAGATGGGCCTGCAGTATCGAGTCCAGGAGGGCGTCGTACGCGGCGATCTGGTCGGTGGCACGGGTCAGATGGTCGGCGACGTCCCGGAAG
This genomic interval from Streptomyces sp. NBC_00193 contains the following:
- a CDS encoding GNAT family N-acetyltransferase, with the protein product MDQAAVDGAVATAVLAGERVRLEPLELRHHDGLCEAVRDGSLWELAVTIVPHPDDVRGFIEDAVAARAAGTQIPYATVDAETGRVIGSTRLMVINTANRRLEIGWTFLAASRQRSGANAEAKLLMLTHAFEVMGMNRVELLTDVRNAKSRAAITRLGAQHEGVLRHHMVMRDGWIRDTAVYSLTRPEWPEAKRGLQARLAAHPAGRSGA